The Pseudodesulfovibrio cashew genomic sequence AGACCTTGCAGTTTGGCGAAAGGGAATGCGGAGGCTTGGCGATGTCGCCGATGGGCAGGGAGCAGGTGATGGTCTTGTTGGTCACATCGCTGACCGATTGCAGATCCAGGCATTGCTTGCTTACGCTCGGCTTTGGCGTTGCGGGCCGGGCGATGAAGTACCCCTGGCCATAGTGTACGCCGATGTCCTTGAGGCAGACAGCCTGTGCCTTGGACTCGATCCCTTCGCTGATGATCTTGGAGCCGATCTTGTCGGCGAAATTTACCGTGGTCTCCACCAGGGCGCGTTTGACCGGATCCTTGTGGATGCCATCGATAAGGGATTTGTCCAGCTTGATGAACTCTGGCTGAAGCTCTGCGATGGTGGTCAGTCCGGCATACCCGGCTCCTGCGTCGTCGATGGCGACCTTGAATCCCTGATTCCGATAGTGGTCCAGGGTCCGGTAAAAGAGGCCGAACTCCTGCACGGAGTGGCGTTCGGTGATTTCGAATACGATGTTGTCCGGAGTCAGCCCTGCCTGGTCCAGCAGGCGCAAGGTGTTGCCCGGTGTAAATTCGGGATCGGCCATGGTTTTGGGGTGGATGTTCAGGAAGAGCTTCTGATTCTCTCCCAGCTGGCCGATGTTGGCCGTGGCCGACTCTCGGCAGAGTTTTTCCAGAGCAAAGAGGCGGCCCAGTTGTTCCGCTGTTTCGAACAGCACCACAGGGGAGTGGAAGGAGGAATTATCCGGCCCCCGGCTCAAGGCTTCCCAGCCGAAGATGGTGCCGTTTCTAAAATCGAGAATAGGCTGATAGCGGGTGGAGACCAGCCCCTGGGCCAGGATGGCATTGAATCGGTTGGCCACCGAGAGCCCCTTCATGTTCAAGGGGATGCGGATCATGCGCCTGGCTTCGTCCAGGCTTTCCGAGAAGAGCGCATCGCTATCGGATGTTGTGGCGAGGTCCAGGACGGCGTAACCCATGCCAAGGTCGATTCCCAGTCCGGTCTGTCGGAACATGGTCTTTTTCAGCCCGTTCTGCGCCTGTACCTTGTATTCATAGGCCAGGTCAGCGGGCGCTCCCTGATGGGGAGCGAGAAAGGCCACCTCTCCAGGACCTACCGTGAGCATATCGACCTTGTTGAGGGCGGCCTTGGAACTGGTGAGGTGTTGTTTCAGTTCGAACTCAAGTTGCTCGATAAAACCGGCTCCATACATCTCCTTCAGGATAAAGTAGTCCTTGATGGCTATGAGCACCAGTGTGAGCCGGGATTGTTTTGTCGGAATTTCTCTTGCCAGGGTGTGACTGGCCAGTTGCATGTGCATGCAGTCCCTCTCCTCAGTTTTGCAGCGTGGAGTGAAAAGGCGGGTGAATTGTAGTCCGTTCATATGCTTCGTCCGAGGGCTGTGCTAAAGTGGGTTGTTCGAGCCGCCAGATTGAACGGGTAATTTCTACATGGCGGAAGGGAATGGGTGTTACCGAAGGGTGACGGTTCAAGAATGTTTTGGTGACATGAAAAAAGGCGATCGCTTAAGCGATCGCCTTTTGGGGTGCCGGATATAGGAGGGCTTCTGCTATCTGTAGTAGAGATTGCGCCCGCCGATGGTCAGCATGGTGTGTTGCAGGTTCTTGCGAATGTCCTTGCGGCTCCACACACCCTGGATATGGCCCCGTGAAAGGGCCTTGTAGCAATTGTGGTAGTTGGGCGGGATCTCGATGCCCGTGGTCTCCTTGATGACGCCGGGGCCTGCGAAGCCGAGGCGTGAGGAGCGGACCGCGTACTGGTAGGGCGAGCAGCCCAGGAAGGACGCTACCGGTCCGGCGTAGGAGTTGGTGTCGTAGAGGACGATGTAGAGGCCGCCTTCCTCAATGTACTTGCGCACCGCCATGGTGCAGCGGGGCATCTGGATCAGGCCGTTGACGCCTTCCTGGATGCGAATGCCTGCGGTACCGTGCACGTAGGCGAGGAAGGGCTGATGCTTGGTCTGCGCCAGCTCAAGGGCCCGAATGAACTTTTCGCCCTCGGCGGCCCCAACGGACCCGCCACGGAAATTGGCCACCAGGGTGGCGCAGGTCAGGCGGATGCCTTCCAGGCTGGCGTTGAAGGTCATGCAGCTGGACTGCAGGCCGGTCTTCTCTTTGGCCGCGTCAACCCGCTCCTCGAAGTTGGGGAACCCGGTGGGGTTGCCCGAGGCGATGTCGCGGTTGAACTCGCGGATGGAGCCCTTGTCGAAGATATTGTGCAGATACCACTGGTATTCCATGGGGAAGTTGTATCCGCAGTGGGGACAGACGCCGGCGAAGTCCGTGAACAGGTCGCGGGCCCAGATGTCCAGGCAACCGCGCTTTTCCGCGTGGGGGCAGGAGATTTCCCTGTCGACCTTGGCCTGCGGAGAGATGTAGCCGTCACCGTTGAAAGTGGGCGTTTCCTCTTCCTTGACCTCGGAGAGACCGGTCAGCTCCATTTCTTTCTGCTTGTCGTCGGTGGACTTTATGCCGAGTTTCTTGAGCCCGGCTCGCCAGATGGAATCGATCTTACCCGTGACCACGTGGATTTCGTCGGTGGCTTCCTCGATGAACCGGCCGATACGCTGCTTGAACGGCTTGATGATGCCGTAGAGGATGGCGGAAGTGGTGGAGGAGACCATGCCGCTGCTGGTGGCGTTGAGCTTTTCCAGCATGGAGCGGTTGTCCTGATAGGCGTTCTGGGCCAGCTTGCGGTACTTCTTGAAGCGGCGCTCGATGAGCCGGTCCCTGGCCTTGTCGTTCATGCTCCAGCGGACGATGATGTCGGCGTGCCTGCGGAAGAGTCGCAGGGCGGCGGCGCGGAAGAAGCGCACCCCGCGTACGGACAGGGTGACCTCGTCGGTGGCTCGAACCACCTGCTCACGGACCTGCTTGTAGAAGTCGAAATGATCGGCGCGGGCGCCCAGGGGCGGCTCCTCGATGATTTCGTCGATGTAGCCGTTTGCAAGGTTATCCTGAGCCGTGATCTTCTGTGCCATGGCGCAGGATTCGATCAGTTCGGTGGGAGCCCGTTCCGTGGACTTGATCCGTCCCTCGATGGCGGCCGCACCTTCGGGAGAGATGACCGAGTAGTAGCCGTGAGAGAGCATGAGACGCTTGTCGGCCATGCCGATGGCCTCGGCGCCGCCGGAGCCACCTTCGGAAAAGATGGCGATGATGGGAACCGGCAGTCCTGCCATTTCATAAATGTTTTCGGCGATCTGTTGGGCCGCACCGGGAAAGTCCTCGATTGGGTAGGAGCCGGGCGTGTTCACGTAGGCGTGGATGGGGATCTGCTCCATGGCCGCGACCTTCATGTATTTGAGCGCCTTGGAGTTACCCCACGGCTTGATGGAGCCGCCGTTGCGGAACTCCTGGCCGTGACCCTTTTCCTGACCCACGACCATGACCGGCTGGTTGATGATCTTCTTGCCTTTGCGCCGGGTGATATAGGCGCGGGCGATGAGCATCCCCGGATCGATGGAGTGTTCGTCCTTGCCGCCGATCTCGGTGTAATTGTCGTAGACGTTTTCCAGGATGTCCTTGAGGCAGGCTCGCTGCGGATGCCGGACTATGCGCACCTTGTCCATGGCTGTGAGCTGGGCATCGATGGCCGTTTCCATGGTGCTCAGCCGCTTGTCCAGGGACTTGATGGCGCGGACAGACTTGTCTTCGGGAGCCTGGGAATATTTGCCGGGGAACTCCAGAATCTCTCGGGCGAAGGCGTCCAGTTCAGGACGCGACTTGTTGCCCAGGATGTCGCGGGCATAGTTGACCCGCTCGGTGAGTTCACTGAGTTTCTTTTCTATATTCATAACGTGCCGGTTTAGAATTCAAGGAGATTTTCCGTTTTCTCTATCAGGAACGGAATGTTGGATTTCATGGTCGATCCGCTGGAATCGACGCCGTTGAGTTTCAGGTCCTTCAGGAAGCTGACGCCGCGTTCCTTGGCTTCCGCCAGGTCCTTGCCCCAGATGATGGCCAGGGCGAGGTTGGGGTCGTACTCGGTGGGAATCTGGTACGCCCGGTCGCGGGGAACATGCGTGTGGACCGAAAGCCATTCCTTCTGCGTCCAGCCGAGTTCCTCTATGCGGCCCACCCATGGGGTGAAGCCGTTGACCGTGTCTTCGGCGATGATCCGGTACTCGATGGAGACGCCGTCAAAGGTCACGTCATCCTGGGTGTAGCCCAGCTCCTCGCCCAGCCCGATGCGGATCTGTTCGCGGATGAGGTTGACGTTCCTGTCGCCCCTGACCGAAGCGATGTCGGCGGATACGCCGTTCTCGACCTGGATGCGTGTGTTGACCTCCATGAGAAAGGGCTCGCCGGACGGCGTCACGATCCACTCCCAGGTGCCGACGTTGTCATACTTGATCTCGCGGGCGATGGACAGGGAGTACTCGGTGATGTCGTTAAGCAGCTTTCCCGCGTCGAAGGAGTAGGGCAGGTCCTGCGGCCAGAAGCCCGGAGCGACCTCAATGCGTTTTTGCAGGCCCGGGCTCTGCACCGAGCAGTTGCGGGAGCCGAAATGAACAGGGTTAACGCCGGTACGGTCCGAGACGATCTGCACTTCCAGGTGGTTGAAGTCGAAGACGCGCTGTTCGATGAGGATGCCCTCGTCGTTGAAGGTGCGCAGGGAGAAGTTGCGGATGCGTCGGTAGGTCTGGCGGAAGCGGGCCATGTCCTCGCACTCGTCGATGCCCATGCCGCCACCGCCGGCCGAAGCCTTGACCAGGACGACGGGGCGCTTGATGCCCATCTTTTCCTGGAAGGCAAAGAGGGATTCGGCGATGGATTCGGCTTCAAGTTCATCGTAGATGGCACGGTCCGAGCCGGGCACCGTGGGTACACCGAGCTTACGGGCCAGCCGCTTGGTG encodes the following:
- a CDS encoding GGDEF domain-containing protein, giving the protein MHMQLASHTLAREIPTKQSRLTLVLIAIKDYFILKEMYGAGFIEQLEFELKQHLTSSKAALNKVDMLTVGPGEVAFLAPHQGAPADLAYEYKVQAQNGLKKTMFRQTGLGIDLGMGYAVLDLATTSDSDALFSESLDEARRMIRIPLNMKGLSVANRFNAILAQGLVSTRYQPILDFRNGTIFGWEALSRGPDNSSFHSPVVLFETAEQLGRLFALEKLCRESATANIGQLGENQKLFLNIHPKTMADPEFTPGNTLRLLDQAGLTPDNIVFEITERHSVQEFGLFYRTLDHYRNQGFKVAIDDAGAGYAGLTTIAELQPEFIKLDKSLIDGIHKDPVKRALVETTVNFADKIGSKIISEGIESKAQAVCLKDIGVHYGQGYFIARPATPKPSVSKQCLDLQSVSDVTNKTITCSLPIGDIAKPPHSLSPNCKVSEAHDFFKKNNRFTNIVAVENNIPKGLIMEYHLNRQLSSQYGIALYFKRSIETVMDTRPLIVDIDMPVEQAARAAMKREPLKAYDDIIVTRKGFLYGVVSVQNLLNALAKIQIDMAKGTNPLTGLPGNVSLEREVESRIQQKRSFSIIYADLDHFKVYNDTYGFKNGDQIIRLAADIMAWAMKKHAGQDSRLCHIGGDDFVLITTPSAVEKVCRSVTRCFGRLVKNCYCAEDQRRGWINAKGRDGKERDYPLVSISLGVIEICGQCSLMEIGERAAHIKKFAKSKPGNSVAVDRRPPLGSE
- a CDS encoding carboxyl transferase domain-containing protein, which produces MNIEKKLSELTERVNYARDILGNKSRPELDAFAREILEFPGKYSQAPEDKSVRAIKSLDKRLSTMETAIDAQLTAMDKVRIVRHPQRACLKDILENVYDNYTEIGGKDEHSIDPGMLIARAYITRRKGKKIINQPVMVVGQEKGHGQEFRNGGSIKPWGNSKALKYMKVAAMEQIPIHAYVNTPGSYPIEDFPGAAQQIAENIYEMAGLPVPIIAIFSEGGSGGAEAIGMADKRLMLSHGYYSVISPEGAAAIEGRIKSTERAPTELIESCAMAQKITAQDNLANGYIDEIIEEPPLGARADHFDFYKQVREQVVRATDEVTLSVRGVRFFRAAALRLFRRHADIIVRWSMNDKARDRLIERRFKKYRKLAQNAYQDNRSMLEKLNATSSGMVSSTTSAILYGIIKPFKQRIGRFIEEATDEIHVVTGKIDSIWRAGLKKLGIKSTDDKQKEMELTGLSEVKEEETPTFNGDGYISPQAKVDREISCPHAEKRGCLDIWARDLFTDFAGVCPHCGYNFPMEYQWYLHNIFDKGSIREFNRDIASGNPTGFPNFEERVDAAKEKTGLQSSCMTFNASLEGIRLTCATLVANFRGGSVGAAEGEKFIRALELAQTKHQPFLAYVHGTAGIRIQEGVNGLIQMPRCTMAVRKYIEEGGLYIVLYDTNSYAGPVASFLGCSPYQYAVRSSRLGFAGPGVIKETTGIEIPPNYHNCYKALSRGHIQGVWSRKDIRKNLQHTMLTIGGRNLYYR
- a CDS encoding biotin carboxylase N-terminal domain-containing protein is translated as MSIEGNKVLIANRGEIAVRIMEACNELGLSFVALYTKEDEHSGHVDMARKLGGNSSLYRIQNYLDAGDILSVADQAEATAIHPGYGFFSENYRFARRVTERDRPMSFIGPSWPVIRDLGDKINTKRLARKLGVPTVPGSDRAIYDELEAESIAESLFAFQEKMGIKRPVVLVKASAGGGGMGIDECEDMARFRQTYRRIRNFSLRTFNDEGILIEQRVFDFNHLEVQIVSDRTGVNPVHFGSRNCSVQSPGLQKRIEVAPGFWPQDLPYSFDAGKLLNDITEYSLSIAREIKYDNVGTWEWIVTPSGEPFLMEVNTRIQVENGVSADIASVRGDRNVNLIREQIRIGLGEELGYTQDDVTFDGVSIEYRIIAEDTVNGFTPWVGRIEELGWTQKEWLSVHTHVPRDRAYQIPTEYDPNLALAIIWGKDLAEAKERGVSFLKDLKLNGVDSSGSTMKSNIPFLIEKTENLLEF